From the Manihot esculenta cultivar AM560-2 chromosome 3, M.esculenta_v8, whole genome shotgun sequence genome, one window contains:
- the LOC110611208 gene encoding CRS2-associated factor 2, mitochondrial, whose amino-acid sequence MLAKLRSWPHKTLIKTPNSSPFSCFSRFLSHSFSNDPYDPPFAVTSKPTKSKHKPKRTPTKSTEPIVEPNDLKLPLKSDLPFEFRYSYSESNQAVEPIGYREPKRFSPFGPGRLDRKWTGTAAPVQSEVDMEKVIEERNRVLGEPLTEEEVDELVERYRHSDCSRQINIGKGGVTHNMLDDIHNHWRRAEAVRIKCLGVPTLDMDNVCFHLEDKSGGKIIYRHINILLLYRGRNYNPENRVVIPLMLWKPYAPIYPKLVKNVADGLTFEETKEMRNRGLNSPALMKLTRNGVYVNVVERVREAFKTEEVVRLDCTHVGTSDCKKIGVKLRDLVPCVPILFKDEQIILWRGTRDQQQDPSASLMSPLHA is encoded by the exons ATGCTTGCAAAGCTCCGTTCATGGCCgcacaaaaccctaatcaaaacCCCCAATTCTTCTCCGTTTAGTTGTTTCTCTCGTTTCTTAAGCCATTCTTTCTCTAATGACCCATATGATCCACCATTTGCTGTCACCTCCAAACCCACAAAATCCAAACACAAACCCAAAAGGACGCCAACAAAATCTACGGAGCCGATTGTAGAACCGAATGACCTAAAACTCCCATTAAAATCCGATCTTCCTTTTGAATTCCGATACTCGTACTCCGAGTCCAACCAGGCCGTTGAGCCAATTGGGTATCGTGAGCCGAAGCGATTTTCGCCATTCGGGCCTGGTCGTCTTGATAGGAAATGGACAGGGACTGCAGCTCCAGTTCAATCGGAAGTAGATATGGAGAAGGTGATAGAGGAGAGGAATCGGGTTCTTGGGGAACCGCTTACGGAGGAGGAGGTGGACGAGCTCGTGGAACGATATCGGCACAGTGATTGTTCTAGGCAAATTAATATAG GGAAGGGGGGAGTTACTCACAACATGTTGGATGACATCCACAATCATTGGAGGAGGGCTGAAGCTGTGAGGATAAAGTGCTTGGGAGTGCCTACTCTTGATATGGACAATGTCTGCTTCCATCTTGAG GATAAATCTGGTGGAAAGATTATCTACAGACATATCAATATCCTTCTTTTATATCGGGGTCGAAACTATAATCCAGAGAACCGGGTTGTTATACCTCTCATGTTGTGGAAGCCTTATGCTCCTATATATCCAAAGCTTGTCAAGAATGTAGCTGATGGCCTGACATttgaagaaacaaaagaaatgaGAAACAGAGGACTAAATTCTCCCGCCCTAATGAAACTTA CCAGGAACGGTGTGTATGTGAATGTAGTGGAGAGAGTGAGAGAAGCCTTCAAGACTGAAGAGGTTGTAAGGCTAGACTGCACTCATGTTGGCACCAGTGACTGCAAAAAGATTGGTGTGAAGCTAAGG GATTTGGTGCCTTGTGTTCCTATTTTATTCAAGGATGAGCAGATTATACTCTGGAGAGGCACAAGAGATCAGCAACAAGATCCATCAGCTTCTTTAATGTCGCCCTTACATGCTTGA